One window from the genome of Malus domestica chromosome 01, GDT2T_hap1 encodes:
- the LOC103434065 gene encoding probable L-gulonolactone oxidase 6, whose amino-acid sequence MPLLYTNSVKLGILLRLICLFILSFSVCISTPPEDHIKCSSSTNTNCAITNSYGIFPDRSVCRAGSVAYPSDEEELISVVANAAKKKTKMKVATRYSHSIPKLVCPSGEDGLIISTKYLNRVVEIDAEAKTMTLESGVTLRQLISEAAKAGLALPYTPYWWGLTVGGLLGTGAHGSTLWGNGSSIHDYVVGLTIVSPGGPGDGYVKVRRLNDGDRDLNAAKVSLGVLGVISQVTLNLQPMFKRSITYLSKDDSDLGDQVVRFGKEHEFADILWYPSQHKAVYRMDDRVSTNTSGNGLYDFIPFRATPSLALAVVRTTEENQESKSDADGKCTGAKLVTSTLIKSAYGLTNNGLIFTGYPVIGYQHRLQSSGTCLDSLEDSRITACAWDPKIKGEFFHQTTFSINLSLAKNFIQDVQKLVEIEPKALCGVEIYNGILMRYVTTSSAYLGKQKDAIDFDITYYRSKDPMTPRLHEGILEEIEQLALVKYGALPHWGKNRNIAFDGVMNKYKGAKEFLRVKNVYDPMGLFSSEWTDQVLGLKDGVTIVKEGCALEGLCICSKDIHCAPSKGYFCRPGKIFNDARICTL is encoded by the exons ATGCCTTTGTTATACACAAACTCAGTTAAGTTGGGGATCCTTCTCCGATTAATTTGTCTATTCATCTTGTCATTCTCGGTGTGCATTTCAACCCCTCCAGAGGACCACATAAAGTGTTCATCATCAACCAACACAAACTGCGCCATCACAAACTCCTACGGCATCTTCCCCGATCGATCGGTTTGTCGAGCAGGCAGCGTAGCATATCCTTCGGACGAGGAAGAACTAATTTCTGTAGTGGCCAAtgcagcaaagaagaagaccAAAATGAAGGTGGCAACTCGTTACTCTCATAGCATTCCAAAGCTGGTTTGTCCAAGTGGGGAAGATGGGTTGATCATAAGCACCAAGTACCTCAATCGTGTGGTGGAGATTGATGCTGAAGCAAAGACGATGACATTGGAGAGTGGTGTGACTCTTAGGCAGCTCATCAGTGAGGCTGCCAAGGCAGGGCTGGCCTTGCCTTATACACCATATTGGTGGGGTTTAACCGTGGGAGGTTTATTAGGGACTGGGGCACATGGTAGTACGTTGTGGGGCAATGGAAGCTCGATTCATGATTATGTGGTGGGACTTACAATTGTGAGTCCAGGAGGACCTGGGGATGGTTATGTCAAGGTCCGAAGGCTCAATGATGGCGATAGAGATCTTAATGCAGCTAAGGTTTCACTTGGAGTCCTAGGAGTAATTTCCCag GTTACTCTAAATTTGCAACCCATGTTTAAGCGATCCATCACTTATCTGAGCAAGGACGATTCAGATTTGGGAGACCAAGTAGTTAGGTTTGGCAAGGAACACGAGTTTGCAGACATCCTATGGTACCCTAGCCAGCACAAGGCAGTCTATCGGATGGATGATCGAGTCTCCACCAATACATCTGGAAATGGCTTATATGACTTCATTCCTTTTCGAGCCACACCTTCACTTGCTCTTGCAGTTGTCAGAACCACAG AGGAGAATCAAGAATCCAAGAGTGATGCTGATGGGAAATGCACTGGTGCGAAGTTGGTTACATCTACACTCATTAAAAGTGCTTATGGTTTAACAAACAATG GTCTGATTTTTACTGGCTATCCTGTTATTGGATATCAGCACCGGCTTCAATCATCAGGGACTTGCCTAGATAGTCTTGAGGATTCAAGAATCACAGCGTGCGCATGGGATCCCAAAATCAAGGGTGAGTTTTTTCATCAAACAACGTTCAGCATCAACTTGTCTCTGGCTAAGAACTTCATCCAAGATGTGCAAAAGCTGGTTGAGATTGAACCAAAAGCGCTATGTGGAGTAGAAATCTACAATGGAATCCTAATGCGGTATGTTACAACCTCAAGCGCTTACCTTGGCAAGCAAAAAGATGCAATCGACTTCGATATCACATATTATCGAAGTAAAGACCCTATGACTCCTAGACTCCATGAAGGAATACTTGAAGAAATAGAGCAACTTGCTCTTGTTAAGTATGGAGCATTGCCTCACTGGGGAAAAAATCGGAACATAGCATTTGATGGAGTGATGAACAAGTACAAGGGTGCTAAAGAGTTCTTGAGGGTAAAAAATGTTTACGATCCAATGGGGCTATTCTCTAGTGAATGGACAGATCAAGTTCTTGGACTTAAGGATGGGGTGACTATAGTAAAGGAAGGGTGTGCACTAGAAGGGTTGTGCATCTGCTCAAAAGACATTCACTGCGCCCCGAGCAAAGGCTATTTCTGTAGGCCTGGCAAAATCTTCAACGATGCAAGGATCTGTACCCTGTGA